Proteins from one Thioflavicoccus mobilis 8321 genomic window:
- a CDS encoding CNP1-like family protein, with amino-acid sequence MIEPPRSLLALVLVMLATPLPAAFRDDAFVPDQGPPTPSSVKEGEPWSEGPTTLPPWPKDGDLIYFPVDGPAEPFRYAIDGRNLVVGDDGVVRYTLIAESASGARNIAVEGIRCTPHGQYRIYAYGAAGRFTPVAEAEWQRIGRDGSEGYRDDLWRTYLCVPLKFAPRPRADILRALKRGRVSRLEGTGFMAD; translated from the coding sequence CTTGGTCCTGGTCATGCTCGCGACGCCGCTGCCGGCGGCCTTTCGCGACGACGCCTTCGTCCCCGATCAAGGGCCACCGACGCCGTCGAGCGTCAAGGAAGGCGAACCCTGGTCGGAAGGACCGACCACTTTGCCACCGTGGCCGAAGGATGGCGACCTGATCTATTTTCCGGTCGATGGACCCGCGGAACCCTTTCGCTACGCGATCGACGGGCGCAATCTCGTCGTCGGTGACGACGGGGTCGTGCGCTACACCCTGATCGCGGAGTCGGCGAGCGGAGCGCGCAACATCGCCGTGGAAGGAATCCGCTGCACGCCGCATGGGCAGTATCGGATCTATGCCTACGGGGCCGCCGGCCGCTTCACGCCGGTCGCCGAGGCGGAGTGGCAACGGATCGGCAGAGATGGCTCGGAAGGCTACCGCGATGACCTCTGGCGCACCTACCTCTGCGTGCCCCTCAAGTTCGCCCCCCGGCCACGGGCCGACATCCTGCGGGCACTGAAGCGCGGCCGTGTCTCGCGCCTCGAGGGCACCGGCTTCATGGCCGATTGA